The following nucleotide sequence is from Chloroflexota bacterium.
GGAGCCTCTGTCAACCTTCGTGGAAACTCCCTTCCGGTTGACGTGATCAGGAGGCTTGCTCCTCCTCTCGTGGTGGCTGCTTGACCAGGAGCCGTCGACGAAACTGGGAGCCGCCGAGGGCCGAGTGCCACCGGCGCGGGCTTTCGAAGCCTTCGATGCCCCTCCGGAACGCCGATGTATCCTCACCCTCCCATGACGACCGCCGCCCGACCGACTGACAGCGCCGCCCGCGAGCGCGCCCAGGAGCTCATCCGCGCCTGGGAGGGACGGCCGGTCGTCGGTGGCGGGACCCGGGCGCTCGGCAGCCTCCTCGGTCGCGTCACGACGGTCGATCAGGTCGGAGTCGAGGAGCGGGTCGCCGCCCTCCGCACCCGGAGCATCAAGAAGGCGAGCAAGCTCTGGGCGCTCGACCTCGCGATCCGGATGATGGATCTGACGACCCTCGAGGGGAAGGACACGCCGGGCAAGATCCGCGCGATGTGCGTGAAGGCGATGCACCCGCTGCCCGGCGACCCGACGATCCCGTCCGTCGCGGCCGTCTGCGTCTACCCCGCCCTCGTCGAGGAGGCGAAGGCGGCGCTCGCCGGCTCTGGCGTCAAGGTCGCGAGCGTCGCGACCGGGTTCCCGAGTGGCCAGACGTTCCGCGACATCAAGATCGCCGAGACCCGGGCGGCCGCCGAGGTGGGAGCGGACGAGATCGACATGGTCATCGATCGGGGGGCCTTCCTCGCCGGCGACTACCTCACGGTCTTCGAGGAGATCGTTGCGGTCAGGGAGGCGGCCGGCGCGGCCCACCTCAAGGTGATCCTCGAGACGGGCGAGCTCGAGACGTACGACAACGTCCGCCGCGCATCCGTCCTCGCGATGGCCGCCGGCGCCGACTTCATCAAGACGTCCACCGGCAAGGTGACCCCGGCGGCCACGCTGCCGGTGACGCTCGTCATGCTCGAGGCGATCCGCGACTTCGAGCGCCAGACCGGGCGGGCCGTCGGGATGAAGCCCGCCGGCGGCATCCGCACGGCGAAGGAAGCGGTCCAGTACCTCGTCG
It contains:
- the deoC gene encoding deoxyribose-phosphate aldolase, whose amino-acid sequence is MTTAARPTDSAARERAQELIRAWEGRPVVGGGTRALGSLLGRVTTVDQVGVEERVAALRTRSIKKASKLWALDLAIRMMDLTTLEGKDTPGKIRAMCVKAMHPLPGDPTIPSVAAVCVYPALVEEAKAALAGSGVKVASVATGFPSGQTFRDIKIAETRAAAEVGADEIDMVIDRGAFLAGDYLTVFEEIVAVREAAGAAHLKVILETGELETYDNVRRASVLAMAAGADFIKTSTGKVTPAATLPVTLVMLEAIRDFERQTGRAVGMKPAGGIRTAKEAVQYLVVLYETLGPRWMTPDRFRFGASSLLNDVLMQIEKERTGRYSDPDDFTLD